The genomic region CGTCCGCGGCCGATGGTCATGGCGCCGATTCTATGGAGCGCCTGCGCACCTAGGGGTGGGCGTCCACCCAACGGCGCCAGTTCTGGGTACGTCTCCTACTGTGATGCGGTGAGCGACTCCCCCGCCCCCGCGGCCTCCACCACCTGGGACGCCGACGGCTTCCGCGACCAGGTCCAGGCCGCACTGGAGCAGTTCCTCGACCGGCAGGCCGACCGCCTGGCCCCGCTGGGCCCCGACGCGGAGCGGCTGCTCGCCGAGGCCCGCGCCGTGGTCGCCGGCGGCAAGCGCCTGCGCGCCGCATTCTGCTGGTGGGGCCACCTGGCCGTGGCCGCACCGGTCGACGAGCAGGCACTGGTGCGCGCCTGCGCCGCGCTCGAGCTGCTGCACGCGAGCGCGCTCGTGCACGACGACCTGATGGACGCCTCCGACACCCGTCGCGGGCGCCCGGCCACGCACCGCGCCTTCGAGCGCGAGCACCGCTCCGACGCCTGGCGCGGCGACCCGGAGCAGTACGGCGCCGCCGCGGCGATCCTGCTCGGCGACCTGCTGCTGTCGTGGTCCGACGAGCTGCTGCGCGGCTGCGGGCTGCCGCTGCCGCGCGTGGTCGCGGCCCTCGAGGTGCTCGACCTGTGCCGCACCGAGGTGATCGCGGGGCAGTTCCTCGACGTCTCGGTGCAGGCCCGGGGCCGCGCCGACGTCGACGCCGCGATGACGGTGCTGCGCTACAAGTCCGCGAAGTACTCGATCGAGCGTCCGCTCCAGGTCGGGGCGGCGCTCGCCGGCGCCGACGCCGCCGCGATGGACCAGCTGAGCGCCTTCGGCCTCCCGCTCGGCGAGGCCTTCCAGCTGCGCGACGACCTGCTGGGCGTCTACGGCGACCCGGCCACGACCGGCAAGCCCGCTGGCGACGACCTGGTCGAGGGCAAGCGCACGGTGCTGGTCGCACTGGCCCTCGACGGGGCCGACGAGGACGACGCGGCCCTGCTCGACCGGGCCCTGGGCCGCCCCCTCGACGCCGACCAGGTCGAGCGGCTGCGCTCGATCATCACCGGCTCCGGCGCCCAGGCCCAGGTCGAGGAGGTCATCACCGCGCTGACCCGGCGCGCCACCGACTCGCTCGAGCGCAGCGGCCTGGACCCCGAGGCCCGGACGGTCCTCACCACCCTCGCGGCCGCGGCCACCCAGCGCGTCGTCTGACGCGAGGGTCAGGGGCCGATACGGGCGTACGTCGCCCCGGCGTCGTCGCTGTAGTAGCGCTCCCCGCGCGGGCCGGCGACCAGCAGCGCGCCGTCGCCGACGTCGTACTCGGTGTAGTAGCGGCTGCCGGGCTGCGCGGGCAGGACGCCCGCGGCGTCGGGGAAGGGACGCCGGACCACCCCGGCGGGCAGGTCGGCGCCGGTGTCGACGTCGGCCAGCAGGTCGATGACCCGCAGCGGCAGGTCGACGGGAGAGACGTAGGGCAGCCCGCTGACCGGGTCGACGGGCGCGACCTCCCCGGAGGGGGCGGTGCGCTGGTCGGGGTCCTGGCCGCCGAAGGTCGAGCTGCCGGGGTCGCGACCGGCCAGCAGCCAGATGCCGACGGCCAGGGCCAGCACCAGCACCATGGCGAGCGCGCCGGAGGGTCCCCCGCGCGGGGGGCGGACGTTCTCGGGAGAGATCCGGTAGACCACGGCGTCGGCTCCTGCTCAGGTCCTCGTCGGCTCCTGCTGGGGGCTAGAGCGCCATCGCCTGGGCGCGGCGCTTGACCTCGGAGCCGCGGTTCTCGCGCAGCGCGTCGATCGGCCGGCCCGGCAGCGCCTGGTCGAGGAACAGCCAGGCGATGCACTCGCGGTCGTCGTAGCGACCGTCGTGGAGCACGGTCAGCAGCCCGGGCAGGCCCTTGACGGGCAGCCGCTCCTCCTCGTCGATGAAGAGGGCGGGGATCTTCTGGCCCTCCCCCGGCACCGGCACCGCGGCCGCCAGCTCGTGGGTACGGATCATCGTGCGGACCTTGCCGACGCTGACCTCGAGTCGGCGCGCCGCCTCGGCCCAGTCGATCCAGTCGTCGACCAGGGCGGCCAGGTCGTGCTCGGCCAGGGAAGTCTCGCTCATGGCTCCATGGTCCCACCCCGCACCAGGCCCGCCCAACCGAGCCGCCCGTGGGCCGGTGCGCCGACCCGCCTGCGGGCCGCCGGTGCCCGCCCCCGGCGGCCCGCCCGCCTACCATGGAGCGGCCGGAACCTTCCCCGTCCGGTCCCGCAGGAGGTCGCTGTGCCGCCAGACCGGCAGCCGCACGAGGTCGCCCGGCCTGCCCGACAGGGCACGTCCGGCGGTCCCGCCGACCCCATGACCGGGCGGCTGCTCGACGGTCGCTACCGCATCGGCCCCCGCATCGCGCGCGGCGGCATGGCCAGCGTCTACGAGGCCACCGACCTGCGTCTGGACCGCGTCGTGGCCGTGAAGGTGATGCACGTCGGGCTGGGTGACGACGAGGAGTTCGCCGCCCGCTTCGTGCGCGAGGCGCGGGCCGCCGCCCGGCTCTCGCACCCCAACGTGGTGGCCGTCTTCGACCAGGGCGACGACGACGGCACGGTGTTCCTGGCCATGGAGCTCATCGCGGGCCACACGCTGCGCGACGTCATCGTCAAGGAGGCGCCGATGTCGCCGGCCCGCGCGCTGGCGCTCGTCGAGCCGGTCGTCTCCGCGCTGGCCGCGGCGCACCGCTCGGGCATTGTGCACCGCGACGTGAAGCCCGAGAACGTGCTGATCGCCGACGACGGCCGGGTCAAGGTGGCCGACTTCGGCCTGGCCAAGGCCGTGGGCACCGACACCCAGCACACCGCGACGGGCGGCGTGCTGATCGGCACCGTCTCCTACCTGGCCCCCGAGCTGGTCTCGCAGGGCATCAGCGACGCCCGCGCCGACGTCTACGCGGTGGGCGTGCTGCTCTACGAGCTGCTCACCGGCGCCAAGCCGCACGAGGGCGAGAGCCCCATCCAGGTCGCCTACAAGCACGTGCACGAGGACGTCGCCCCGCCCTCGCGGCTCGAGCCGACGCTGCCGGGGTACGTCGACGCGCTGGTGGCCCGCGCCACCGCACGCGACCGCGGGCTGCGCCCGGCCGACGCCGGCGTCCTGCTGCACCACGTGCACCGGGTGGCGCACGCCCTGGCGGAGGGCGTGCGCGAGGACCCCGAGCTCACCCAGGACCTGGCACCGCTGCTGCTGCACCCCGACACCGGGGCGCCCGTGCTCGAGGAGCCCGTCCGCGAGGGCCCCGGCCCGTCGCTGGGCGCCCCTGCGGACGGCGACCACGAGCCGACGTCGCTGCTGCGCGCCGGCGTACCGGCTGCGGCGAGCGCCCCGGACGGACCGCACCCGGCCCACCCGGTGAGCCGCCCGGCGGGGGCTGCCGCAGCGCCGGCCCGACCCGCTGGGCCCGGTCAGCCCGGTCAGCCCGGTCGGCCCGGTCGGCGGCGCCGGCGCTGGCGCGGTCCGCTGCTGGTGCTGCTGGCCGTGGTGCTGGCCACGACCCTCGGCCTGGGCGCCTGGTGGTACGGCTGGGCCCGCTACTCGACCGTGCCCAGCGTCCTGGAGCAGGGCCGTGCCTCGGCGGTCGCCGAGCTCGAGGACGCCGGCTTCGGCGTCGTCGTCGGCGAGGCCGTCTACAGCAACCGGGTGCCCGAGGGCCGGGTGGTCAGCGCCGACCCGGGCGCCGGCAGCCGGGCCCTGACGGGCGACGACGTGACGATCGTGCTGAGCCTGGGGGTCGAGCTGTACCCCGTGCCCGAGCTCGCCGGCCGCAGCCTCGAGGAGGCCGAGGCCGCCCTGGCCGAGGTGGACCTCGAGCTCGGCCGGGTGCGCGAGAAGTTCTCCGAGACCGTGCCCGACGACCAGGTGGTGCGCAGCACGCCGGTCGCCGGCAGGGAGCTGCGTCCCGGCGCGGCCGTGGACCTCGTGGTCAGCAAGGGCCGGCGCCCGATCAACGTCGGTGACTGGGTCGGCGAGCCGGCCGACGAGGCCCAGCGCACGCTCGAGCGCAAGGGCCTGGTCGTCCAGCGCAACGAGGACGTCTTCTCCGACGGCGTCCCCGCCGGGGACGTGGTGTCCCAGGAGCCGGGTGGCGGCACCCTGTTCAAGGGCGACACCGTGACGCTCACCGTCTCCAAGGGCCCCGAGCTCGTCGAGGTGCCCGGCGTGAAGGCCCAGGGCGTCGACGCCGCGCGGGCCGAGCTGGAGTCGCTCGGCTTCGTGGTGCGCGTCGAGAACATCTCCGACTACCTCGGCCTCGGCTTCGTCTTCCGCACCGACCCCGGGGGAGGCGAGCTCGTGCCGAGGGGCTCGACGATCACGCTCTACCTCATCTAGTCATTTCTGACCATGCCCACCTGGTCCCTACGGGTCATTCTGCTTCGACCGATCGGGTAGCACACTCGTTCTCGCGGGCTCGGGGTCCGCAACCCCTGGGGAGGGGCAGCACGAGGGGGCGACGATGCGCCGACACGGGAGAGCGTGCGCCGCAGCCGGCACCGGACGGTGGCACGACACGCACACGGTGGTCGCGGTCAGTGGGGTGGCTGCGGCCGTGGCGGTGTCGGTGGGCCTGCTGCCCGAGGCACTGGGCCGTGACCCGCGCCTCGTCGACCCCCTCGTGCTGGGGAGCACCCTGCTGCTGGTGCTGGCCGTCGGGCTGGTCGTGCACCGAGCGGCCGCCCGGGTGGTGCGGCTGGTCGAGGAGCAGCGAGCAGCACTCGAGGCCGCGCTCCTCGAGGCCGCGCTCGTCGGAGCGCGCCGCGAGGCGCGGGCCGAGGAGGTCGAGCACGACACCCGCAGCGCGCTGGGGGCGCTGCGGTCGGCGCTCTCGACCCTCGACCGCTACGCCGACGAGCTCGACCGCGACCTGGCCCACCGGCTGCAGTCGGCGGCGCTGCGCGAGGTCGACCACCTCGAGCGGCTGCTGCGCCAGCAGGGCTGCGACCTGGTCGCCTTCGACGTGCGCGAGGTGGTCCGCGACGTCGCCCTGACCCGCCAGGTCGCCGGCCTGCGGGTGCGCACCGACGAGGTCGCCGGACGGGCGCTCGGCTCGCCGGACGACCTGTCGACGGTGCTGGGCAACCTGCTGGTCAACGCCATGCGGCACGCGCCGGGCGCCGAGGTGCGCGTGTCCACCACCGAGGTCGGCGACGTCCTCGAGCTGCGGGTCCACGACGACGGCCCCGGCATCAGCGCCGCGCTGGCCCCGTCGGTCTTCGAGCGGGGCGTGCACGGCGGGCACGTGCTCAGCACCGGGCTCGGCCTGCACATCTCGCGCGAGCTGGCGCGGGGCATGGGCGGCGCGCTGCACCTGGAGCCGACGCCCGTGGGGTGCTGCTTCGTGGTCACCCTGGTGCGAGCAGGAGCGCAGCCCGCCACACGGTCCACCGCGGCCGGCTCCGCGGACCAGGCTCCGGACCGCACCGAGGACGACCGTCCGCTGCACGCCGTGTGAGGCCGGCACGTCGACGCGGATTGGCGGCCCCCGAGCCGCGCTCCCTAGCGTGCTCGCGTGAGCACCCTCGACTCCGCCGCGCTCGTCCGGCGCAACCCCGTCGGCACCCACGTCCTGGTCGGCAAGGGCCTGGCGGCCGGTGCCCTGGCCGACGCCGAACGACTGGGCTGCGAGACCCTGCAGGTCTTCGTGGGCAACCCGCGCGGCTGGGCGCTGAGCCCGGGCCGCCCGGCCGACGACGAGGCCTTCCGCACCGCGACGACCGAGCGCGGCATCCGCACCTTCATCCACTCCCCCTACCTGGTCAACCTCGGCTCGCCGACGCAGAGCACCTACGACAACAGCGTCGCCGTGGTGGCCCACAACCTGCGCCGCGCCGCCGAGATCGGCGCCGAGGGGGTCGTGGTGCACACCGGCTCGTACGTCGAGCCGCAGGGCGACCCGGCCGGCGCCGCCGAGCGCCACGCAGCCGCGCTGGGCCAGGTCCGCCAGGGGCTGCTGCCGCTGCTGGAGACCCTCGGCGACGACGCGCCCTGGCTGCTGCTCGAGCCCACCGCGGGCCAGGGCCGCTCCCTGTGCGCCGGCGTCGAGGACCTGGCGGCGTACCTCGACGCGCTCGACCACCACCCGCGCGCCGGGATCTGCCTCGACACCTGCCACGTCTTCGCGGCCGGTGCGCCGCTCGACGAGCCGGGCGGGGCCGCGGCCACCCTCGACCGCATCGTGGAGATCGGCGGGCCGGGTCGGCTGCGGCTGGTGCACGCCAACGACTCCAAGGACGTGCGCGGCGCCTTCAAGGACCGCCACGAGCGGATCGGCGAGGGCCACATCGGCACCGCCGCCTTCGGCGAGCTCTTCGCCCACGCGGCGACCGAGGGGGTGCCGTTCGTGCTCGAGACGCCCGGCTCCCGCGACGACGACAACGCCGACATCCCCCTGCTCAAGCGCCTGCGCGCCGAGGCCCACGGCGTGCCTCGGTGACGACCGGGACGACGGGCGGGACGGCGGCGGTCGTCGGGCGCCGTACCTCGGTGCTCGCGACGCTGGCGCTGCTGGCGATGACCGCCAGCTGGGGCAGCACCTTCTTCCTGATCAAGGACCTGCTCGAGCGGGTGCCCACCCTCGACTTCCTGGCAGTGCGCTTCGCCGTGGCGACCGTGGCGATGGTGGTGGTCGCCCCGCGCGCCCTGTCGCGGCTCAGCGCGGGGTCGCGACGCCACGCGGCGGTGCTCGGGCTCGTCTACGGGCTGGCCCAGATCCTCCAGACCGCCGGGCTCGCGCACACCCCGGCCAGCGTCTCGGGCTTCATCACCGGCATGTACGTCGTCATCACGCCGCTGCTGGCCGCCGTGCTGCTGCGCACCCGCATCGGCCGCACCACCTGGGCCGCGGTGGCCCTGGCCACCGCCGGCCTGGCGGTGCTGAGCCTCGAAGGGCTCTCGGTGGGCTACGGCGAGGCGATCACCTTCGTCTCGGCGATCCTCTACGCGCTGCACATCGTGGGCCTGGGTGCCTGGTCGGACGCCCGCCAGGCGCTGGGCATGGCGATCCTGCAGATCGCGGTGATCGCCCTGGTCTGCACCCTGGCCACCGCCCCCGACGGCATGGTGCTGCCGAGCACCCGCGCCGACTGGGCCTCGGTGGTCTACATGGCGCTGGTCGCGGGGGCGCTGGCGATGCTGGCCCAGACCTGGGCGCAGGCGCACCTGCCGCCCACCCGCACCGCGCTGATCATGAGCATGGAGCCGGTCTTCGCGGCCACCTTCGCGGTGTGGCTGGGCGGCGAGGCGACCACCGCCCGGATGCTGGGCGGCGGCCTGATGGTGCTCACCGCGATGCTCGTCGTCGAGCTGCGCCCGCCGCGCAGCCAGCATCCGCCGGGCCCGCGCCCCAGCCCCGACGACGGCCCGATCGAGGGACAGGTCACCCACCTGGCGGTGTGAGCGGCACGTGACGCCGGTCTCGCGGGCTGGAAGCCCCGCAGCGCCGTCCTCGCCCGCGCCTACCCTCCTCCCATGGTCGTCGTCATGTCCCCCGACGCCACCGACGAGGACGTCGCGCGGGTCGTCGAGCGGGTCGAGGGCGTCGGCGGCGAGGCGTTCGTCAGCAAGGGCGTGCTGCGCACGATCATCGGGCTGGTCGGCGACATCGAGTCCTTCCACCACCTCAACCTGCGCACCCTGCGCGGGGTCGCCGACGTGCACCGCATCTCCGACCCCTACAAGCTGGTCAGCCGCCAGCACCACCCGCACCGCTCGACGGTGTGGGTCGGCCCGCCGGGGCACCAGGTGCCGATCGGCCCCGACACGTTCACCTTCCTGGCCGGGCCGTGCGCGGTCGAGACCGCGGCGCAGACGCTCGAGGCGGCGCAGATGGCCGCCTCCGCGGGCGCCACGATCCTGCGCGGCGGAGCGTTCAAGCCACGCACCTCGCCGTACGCCTTCCAGGGCCTGGGGGTGCGCGGCCTCGAGATCCTCGCCGACGTCCGCCAGGCCACCGGGCTGCCCGTGGTCACCGAGGTCGTCGACGCCCGCGACGTGGCCGTGGTCGCCGAGCACGCCGACATGCTGCAGGTCGGCACCCGCAACATGGCCAACTTCGGGCTGCTGCAGGCCGTCGGCGACGCCGGCAAGCCGGTGCTGCTCAAGCGCGGCATGACCGCGACCATCGAGGAGTGGCTGATGGCCGCCGAGTACGTCGCCCAGCGCGGCAACCTCGACATCGTGCTGTGCGAACGGGGCATCCGCACCTTCGAGCCGGCCACCCGCAACACCCTCGACATCTCGGCGGTGCCGGTCGTGCAGGCCACCAGCCACCTGCCGGTGATCACCGACCCCTCGCACGCCGCCGGACGCAAGGACCTCGTGGTGCCGCTGTCGCGGGCCTCCATCGCGGCCGGGGCCGACGGCGTGATCGTCGACGTGCACCCCGACCCCGAGACCGCGCTCTGCGACGGCCCGCAGGCGCTGCTGGGCACCGACCTGCGTGAGCTCGCCTCGGCCGTGCGCCGGCTGCCCCCGGTGCTGGGCCGCGTCGACGCCGGCGAGCGGATCCGCACCGCCTGACCCACGCGCCGGGCCCGGTCGGGACCGGTCGGGGCCGGTCGGGGCCGGTCGGGGCCGACCGAGACGGCTGGGGTCGCTGGCTAGGCTGGTCGCGCCGCACGGGAGGGGCCCGCGGCACCTGGGGAGGGACGTGACGGCGTACTGCACCGCCTGCGGAGCCGCCCTCGTCGACGTCGGGCGCTACTGCACGAGCTGTGGCCACCGCCGCGCCGACGCCCCCGAGGTGGAGGCTCCGCCGCCCGTCGGCCAGCAGCCCGGCCCGGCCCGCTACCCGCTCTACGTCGACCCCGGGCCGACGTCCCCACGGCCCGGCTCGTGGCACCAGCCGACGGAGACGGGCCTGCCCGCGGTGCCCGCTGCTCCTCCGCAGTCTCCCCCGCCGTCTCCCCCGCCCGAGCCGCGGGCTCGACGTCGGGGGCCGCTCCTGGTGCTCGTCCTGCTGCTCCTGGCCGCGCTCACCGTCGGCGGCGCCGCCTGGCTGGGCGGTCGCGACGACGGGGCCGGGCCGGGCGCACCCGGTGCCGGCGGCGACGCCGAGCCCCGCTCGCTGCTCGATCTGGCGCAGGCCTTCGCACCCGCCCAGGACGACGACAGCGTCGACATCGCCACCGGCGCGACCACGACGTACGACGCGGCGAACCTGCTCGACGACGACCCCGCCACCGCGTGGCGGGTGGCCGGGGCGGCGGTCGGCACCGAGCTGGTGCTGCGCTTCGACTCCCCCGTCACGCTGACCAGCGTCGGGCTGGTCAACGGCTACGCGAAGACGTCGGTCTCCGACGGCACCACCTACGACCTCTACACGGGCGGACGCCGGGTCACCGCCGTGACCTGGCTGCTCGGCGACGCTCCCCCGGTGCGCCAGGAGCTCGACCAGGCCCGCGAGCCGCAGGCGATCGACGTCGGTGCGGTCACCACCGACACCGTGCGCCTGCGCATCGAGTCGGTCACCGAGCCCGGCTCGGGCCCGGCCGCGCGCGACACCACCGCCATCAGCGACGTGGTGCTCGACGGGCTCGTCGACCGGGCTCCGCCCGCGGGCGGGTAGGCGGCCCTCAGAGGCCGGCGAGCACCGCTGCCGCCTTCTCGGCGGCGGCGCGGTCCACCCCGAGGTGGGTCACCAGGCGCACGGTGCGCGGTCCCACCGCCGAGACGCGTACGCCGGCCTCGGTGGCGCGGGCCACGAAGCCGGAGGCGTCGTCGTGCGGCACCACCACGATGTTGGTGTCCACGCCGGCCGGGTCGACGCCGCAGGCCTCGGCCAGGAGGGCGGCGTGCTCGTGGTCGTCGGCGAGCCGGTCCATGTGGTGGTCGAGCGCGTGCCGGCCGGCCGCGGCCAGGATGCCCACCTGCCGCATCCCGCCACCCATCCGCTTGCGGCGCACCCGCGCCTCGGCGATCGCGTCGGCGGAGCCGACCATCAGCGAGCCCACCGGCGCACCGAGGCCCTTGGAGAGGCAGACCGCCATCGTGTCGGCGACCGCGCCGTACTCCGCCAGGGGCGTGCCGGTCGCCACGTGCGCGTTCCACAGCCGGGCGCCGTCGACGTGCACCGCGATCCCGGCGCCGTCGGCGAGCTCGCGCAGGTCGCGCAGGTCGCTCATCGGCAGCACGGTGCCGCCGGCGAAGTTGTGGGTGTTCTCGACCGAGACCGCCGCGGTGCGCACGAAGAACGGGCCCATGTCGGGGGCCAGCATGTGCTCGACGACGTCGAGGTCGAGCTGGCCGCGGGGGTGCAGCCAGGTGCGCATCGTCACGCCGCTGATCGCGCCGTGCGCGCCGAGCTCGGCCCGCGCGATGTGGGCCGAGGCCTCGCAGAGCACCTCCTGGCCCGGCTCGACCAGGGCCCGCACCGCCAGCACGTTGGCCATCGACCCGGTGGGGGTGAACAGCGCCGCCTCGTGGCCCAGCAGGCCCGCGACGTGCTCCTCGAGGTCGAGCACGGTCGGGTCCTCGCCGTACACGTCGTCGCCGACCTCGGCGCGCGCCATGGCGGCACGCATCGACTCGGTGGGCTTGGTCAGGGTGTCGGAGCGCAGGTCGATCACCCCGGCATCCTCACACCCGCGACCCGGCCGGTTCGAACCGGCCGGGTCGGGGCCCACGCCGAGCCGGCGCCAGTTCCGGGAACTGGCGCCGGGTCGCCGTACTCAGGCCTTGCGCAGCATCTCCGCCACGAGGAACGCGGTCTCGAGCGACTGCACCCGGTTGAGGCGCGGGTCGCAGACCGACTCGTAGCGGTTGCCGAGGTCGACCTCGGCCAGCTCCTCGCCACCGCCGACGCACTCGGTCACGTCGTCGCCGGTGAGCTCGATGTGGATGCCGCCGGGCCAGGTGCCCAGCGCACGGTGCACGTCGAAGAAGCCCTGCAGCTCGTCGATGACGTCCTCGAACTTGCGGGTCTTGTAGCCCGAGGAGGCCTCGAAGGTGTTGCCGTGCATCGGGTCGCACACCCACGCGACCTGCACCCCGGCCGCGGTCACCTTCTCGACGAGGTCGGGCAGGCCGTCACGGATCTTGCCGGCACCGAAGCGGGTGATGAAGGTCAGCCGGCCCGGGGTGTTGTCGGGGTTGAGCCTGGCCGCCAGCGCGATCGCGTCGTCGGCCGTGGTGGTCGGGCCGAGCTTGACGCCGATGGGGTTGCGGATCTTGCTCAGCAGCTCGACGTGGGCGCCGTCGAGCTGGCGGGTGCGCTCGCCGATCCACACGAAGTGGCCCGAGACGTCGTACGGCGCCTCGGTGCGCGAGTCGATGCGGGTCATCGCGTGCTCGTACTCCAGCACCAGCGCCTCGTGGCTGGAGTGGAAGTCGACGCGGTGGAACTCGTCGGGGTCGGCGCCGATGGCCTTCATGAAGGTCAGCGCGCGCTCGATGTCGGCGGCCATCGACTCGTAGCGCTGCCCGATCGGGCTGGAGCGCACGAAGTCGGTGTTCCAGGTGTGCACCTGGCGCAGGTCGGCGTAGCCGCCGGTCACGAAGGCGCGCACCAGGTTGAGCGTGGCGGCCGAGGCGTTGTAGACGTCGACGAGGCGCTGCGGGTCGGGGACCCGCGACTCGGGGGTGAACTCGAAGCCGTTGACCGCGTCGCCGCGGTAGGCGGGCAGCGTGACGCTCTGCCCGTCGACGGTGCGGGTCTCGTTGTCGGAGGAGCGCGGCTTGGCGTACTGGCCGGCGAGGCGGCCCACCTTGACCACCGGCACGGAGCCGGCGTAGGTCAGCACGACCGCCATCTGCAGCAGCACGCGCAGCTTGTTGCGCACGTTGTCGGCGGTGACGCCCGCGAAGGTCTCGGCGCAGTCGCCGCCCTGCAGCAGGAACGCCTCGCCGCGGGTGACCGCGGCGATCTTGTCGGTCAGGTCGTCGCACTCACCGGCGAAGACCAGCGGCGGCATCGTGCGCAGCCGGGACACGGCGGCGTCGACCGCCGCGCGGTCGGGGTACGACGGCTGCTGGGCCGCTCCGCGGGCGTGCAGGCTCTCGAGGTCGGGGATGGCGCTCACCGCACCAGCCTACGTCCGGCGCCGCCGGCCCTCCGATTCGTCGTCCGCGCGTGGGACGGGGTGTGTCCCGACCCACGCCGCGCACGCCGATCGAGCTACTGCTCCTCGAGGCTGTCGATGTCGCGGAACCCGGTGCGCTGGGCCCGCACACCGCGGTTGGTGGCCCAGGTCAGCACCCACAGCGCCACCCCGATCAGCAGCAGCACGCCGGCGATGGAGTACTGGATGTGGTCGTCCTCGTTGCGCGCCCAGGGACCCACGAGGAACGCCGCGGTGGCGGCGCCGACGTACGGCACCCAGGTCGGGGCGCGGAAGACCGGCTCGGTGCGGGTGTCGCGGCGCAGCACCAGGCAGGCGATGTTGACGACCGTGAAGACGGCGAGCAGGAGCAGCCCGGTGGTGCCGGCGAGCGCCACGACGATGTCGCTGTCGGAGCGCAGCCGCACGTAGGTGATCAGGCCCAGCGCCATCGCGGTGGTGAAGAGGATCGCGGCCCACGGGGAGCGGCGCCCGGGCAGCACGGCCGACAGCGAGCGCGGCAGCACGTCCTGCTTGCCCATGCCGTAGATCAGCCGGCTGGCCATCAGCATGTTGATCAGCGCGGTGTTGGCGACCGCGAAGACCGTCAGGAACGGGAAGATGTCGTCGATCGGCAGGCCGGGGGCCCCGACCCGCACGACGTCGAGCAGGATGCCCGCCTCGGGGTTGACGGGGTCGGTGATGTCGCCGGGCGGGATCACCACCACCACGGTGATGGCCACCAGCACGTAGACGACCGCGCAGACGCCCAGGCCGGTCAGCATGATCCGCGGGAAGGTGCGACCCGGGTCCTGGACCTCCTCGACCATGTTGACGGAGTCCTCGAAGCCCACCATCGCGAAGAACGCCACGGTGGTGGCGATGGTGATCGCGGCGAAGACGTTCTTCTCCCCCGGCGACTCGAAGACCACCACCCGGCCGACGTCGCCGTCGGTGGCCATCGCCCAGAAGCCGATCGCGATGATGACGCCGAGGGCGAGCACCACGACCGAGGTCAGCACCACGTTGAAGCGCACGCTCTCGCCGACGCCGCGCAGGTTGACCAGCGCGAGCAGCACCATGAAGCCCAGCGCCACCAGCAGCGTCGCGGTGTCGCCGGTGGGCACGCCCCCGACGAGACCGTCGAGACCGACCAGCAGGTTGGAGGCCACCAGGCCCGAGGAGGTCGAGGCGCTGGTGATGCCGGAGCAGACCACGGCGAAGGCCACGATGAAGGTCAGGAAGTGCACGTTGAAGGCCTTGTGCACGAAGAGCGCGGCACCCGCGGCCTGCGGGTGCTTGGTGACGAGCTCGAGGTAGGACAGCGCGGTCAGTGCGGCCACCGCGAAGGCGACCAGGAACGGCACCCAGGCCACGCCCCCCACCTCGCCGGCCACGTCGCCGGTGATGGCGAAGACGCCGGCGCCGATGATGTCACCGACGATGAAGAAGAGCAGCAGCCGCGGCCCGATCGCCCGTTTGAGCTCTCCCTGGTCGCTGTCGTGCACCTGCTCGGCGGGGCTCTGCGTCGCCATGGGTCCTCCGGTCCTCGATCGGCCCAGAGCCGGTGCGCGACCCCGCGGTCGGTGAGGACACTGCCCTGGTGAGGACACTGTGCCTCCGCCGTCGACGGCTCAAACCGGCGCGGGCTCCCCGGATGGGGCGTGGCACATCCGCCTATGAGACACTTCTGTCTCATCTGCGACACATCTGTCTTTGGGAGTGCTCATGACACCTCGTGACGAGGCCCGCGACGCGGCCCGCCGCCACCTCAACGAGGACCCGACCCTCAGCCTCGGCGACCTCGCGGCCCGGATGGGCATGGCCCGGGCGACGCTGCACCGG from Nocardioides salarius harbors:
- a CDS encoding APC family permease, producing MATQSPAEQVHDSDQGELKRAIGPRLLLFFIVGDIIGAGVFAITGDVAGEVGGVAWVPFLVAFAVAALTALSYLELVTKHPQAAGAALFVHKAFNVHFLTFIVAFAVVCSGITSASTSSGLVASNLLVGLDGLVGGVPTGDTATLLVALGFMVLLALVNLRGVGESVRFNVVLTSVVVLALGVIIAIGFWAMATDGDVGRVVVFESPGEKNVFAAITIATTVAFFAMVGFEDSVNMVEEVQDPGRTFPRIMLTGLGVCAVVYVLVAITVVVVIPPGDITDPVNPEAGILLDVVRVGAPGLPIDDIFPFLTVFAVANTALINMLMASRLIYGMGKQDVLPRSLSAVLPGRRSPWAAILFTTAMALGLITYVRLRSDSDIVVALAGTTGLLLLAVFTVVNIACLVLRRDTRTEPVFRAPTWVPYVGAATAAFLVGPWARNEDDHIQYSIAGVLLLIGVALWVLTWATNRGVRAQRTGFRDIDSLEEQ